One genomic region from Solwaraspora sp. WMMD792 encodes:
- the dapA gene encoding 4-hydroxy-tetrahydrodipicolinate synthase, whose amino-acid sequence MTQHHLAGPGAGTPTPFGRLLTAMVTPMNDDGSLDLDGAARLASYLVDEQANDALVISGTTGESPTTTDAEKEQLLRVVIDAVGDRARVVAGVGTNDTRHTVELAVAAEKVGAHGLLVVAPYYNKPPQAGVVRHFTEVTDATGLPIMAYDIPHRTGIAMSSETLARLGEHERIVAVKDAKGDLAATSWVTGRTDLAFYCGDDALTLPTLAIGGVGLVGTSTHLTGALTKQMIEAYVAGEHAAALALHRRLLPLFTGIFRSPGTILVKAALGVLDLPAGPVRSPLVEATDAELDQLRADCADAGLELP is encoded by the coding sequence ATGACGCAGCACCACCTAGCCGGTCCCGGGGCGGGGACACCGACCCCGTTCGGGCGACTCCTGACCGCCATGGTCACCCCGATGAACGACGACGGCTCGCTCGACCTCGACGGCGCCGCCCGGCTGGCCAGCTACCTGGTCGACGAGCAGGCCAACGACGCCCTGGTGATCAGCGGCACCACCGGCGAGTCGCCGACCACCACCGATGCCGAGAAGGAGCAACTGCTCCGGGTCGTCATCGACGCGGTCGGGGACCGGGCCCGGGTGGTCGCCGGTGTCGGCACCAACGACACCCGGCACACGGTCGAGCTGGCGGTCGCCGCCGAGAAGGTCGGCGCGCACGGGCTGCTGGTGGTCGCGCCCTACTACAACAAGCCGCCGCAGGCCGGGGTGGTCCGGCACTTCACCGAGGTCACCGACGCGACCGGGCTGCCGATCATGGCGTACGACATCCCGCACCGCACCGGCATCGCGATGAGCAGTGAGACCCTGGCCCGGCTCGGCGAGCACGAGCGGATCGTCGCGGTCAAGGACGCCAAGGGTGACCTGGCCGCCACCTCCTGGGTGACCGGCCGCACCGACCTGGCGTTCTACTGCGGCGACGACGCGCTCACCCTGCCGACGCTGGCGATCGGCGGCGTCGGGCTGGTCGGCACCTCGACCCACCTGACCGGTGCGTTGACCAAGCAGATGATCGAGGCGTACGTCGCTGGCGAGCACGCCGCCGCGCTGGCCCTGCACCGCCGGTTGCTGCCGCTGTTCACCGGCATCTTCCGCAGCCCCGGCACGATCCTGGTCAAGGCGGCGCTCGGGGTGCTCGACCTGCCCGCCGGTCCGGTGCGCTCGCCGCTGGTCGAGGCCACCGACGCCGAGCTGGACCAGCTGCGGGCCGACTGCGCCGACGCCGGACTGGAGCTGCCGTGA
- a CDS encoding ribonuclease J has product MSQAHVELDLPPQLPPGGLRVIPLGGLGAIGRNMTVFEFDGKLLVVDCGVLFPDVEQPGVDLILPDFAPILDRLADVQAIVLTHGHEDHIGAVPYLLAHKPDIPLVGSQFTLALVEAKLAERRIEPYTLTVREGQRERIGPFECEFLAVNHSIPDALAVAIRTPAGLVLHTGDFKMDQLPLDGRITDLAGFARLGAEGVDLLLSDSTNAETPGFVTPERDIGPVLDSIFGKATGRIIVASFASHVHRVQQVIDSAYEYDRKVALIGRSMVRNMGIARDLGLLRIPAGLVVGLDEATALPPDRIVLMSTGSQGEPMSALGRMATGDHRHITVAPGDTVVLASSLVPGNETSVYRVINQLARAGATVIHKETAKVHVSGHAPAGELLYLLNVVRPSNLLPVHGEWRHLRAHARLGIESGLDPQRVVLCEDGDVVDLVDGHATLVGHVKSRYVYVDGLAVGDVGESLLTERRILGDGGFIAATVVVDSVTGKVVGGPTVSAKGFSEDPEAFNAVVPLITEALGRAAADGITDPHQLQQVVRRIVGRWVNDAYRRRPMIVPTVVEV; this is encoded by the coding sequence GTGAGCCAGGCACACGTGGAGCTGGACCTGCCGCCGCAGCTGCCGCCGGGCGGGCTGCGGGTCATCCCGCTGGGCGGTCTCGGCGCGATCGGTCGCAACATGACCGTCTTCGAGTTCGACGGCAAACTGCTGGTGGTGGACTGCGGGGTGCTCTTCCCGGACGTGGAGCAGCCCGGGGTCGACCTGATCCTGCCGGACTTCGCCCCGATCCTGGACCGGCTCGCCGACGTCCAGGCGATCGTGCTGACCCACGGCCACGAGGACCACATCGGCGCGGTGCCGTACCTGCTCGCCCACAAACCGGACATCCCGTTGGTGGGCTCCCAGTTCACCCTGGCGCTGGTCGAGGCGAAGCTGGCCGAGCGGCGGATCGAGCCCTACACGTTGACCGTGCGCGAGGGTCAGCGGGAGCGGATCGGGCCGTTCGAGTGCGAGTTCCTCGCGGTGAACCACTCGATCCCGGATGCGCTCGCGGTGGCGATCCGCACCCCGGCCGGCCTGGTGCTGCACACCGGTGACTTCAAGATGGACCAGCTGCCGCTGGACGGGCGGATCACCGACCTGGCCGGCTTCGCCCGGCTCGGTGCCGAAGGCGTCGACCTGCTGCTGTCCGACTCGACCAACGCCGAGACCCCCGGCTTCGTCACCCCGGAACGCGACATCGGGCCGGTGCTCGACTCGATCTTCGGCAAGGCCACCGGCCGGATCATCGTGGCGAGCTTCGCCTCCCATGTGCACCGGGTGCAGCAGGTGATCGACTCGGCGTACGAGTACGACCGCAAGGTCGCGCTGATCGGCCGGTCGATGGTGCGCAACATGGGCATCGCCCGGGACCTCGGTCTGCTGCGGATCCCGGCCGGCCTGGTGGTCGGGCTGGACGAGGCGACGGCGCTGCCGCCGGACCGGATCGTGCTGATGTCCACCGGGTCGCAGGGCGAGCCGATGAGCGCGTTGGGCCGGATGGCGACCGGTGACCACCGGCACATCACCGTCGCGCCCGGCGACACCGTGGTGCTGGCCAGTTCGCTGGTGCCGGGCAACGAGACCTCGGTCTACCGGGTGATCAACCAGCTGGCCCGGGCCGGGGCGACCGTGATCCACAAGGAGACCGCCAAGGTGCACGTCTCCGGTCACGCGCCGGCGGGGGAGTTGCTCTACCTGCTCAACGTGGTGCGGCCGAGCAACCTGCTGCCGGTGCACGGCGAGTGGCGGCACCTGCGGGCGCACGCCCGGCTCGGCATCGAGTCCGGTCTCGACCCGCAGCGGGTGGTGCTCTGCGAGGACGGCGACGTCGTCGACCTGGTGGACGGGCACGCCACCCTGGTCGGGCACGTCAAGAGCCGGTACGTCTACGTCGACGGTCTCGCGGTCGGCGACGTCGGCGAGTCGCTGCTGACCGAGCGGCGGATCCTCGGCGACGGCGGGTTCATCGCGGCGACCGTGGTGGTCGACTCGGTGACCGGCAAGGTGGTCGGTGGGCCGACGGTGTCGGCGAAGGGCTTCTCCGAGGACCCGGAGGCGTTCAACGCGGTCGTCCCGTTGATCACCGAGGCGTTGGGTCGGGCCGCTGCCGACGGCATCACCGATCCACACCAGCTGCAGCAGGTGGTCCGCCGGATCGTCGGCCGCTGGGTCAACGACGCGTACCGCCGCCGGCCGATGATCGTACCGACCGTGGTGGAGGTTTGA
- a CDS encoding helix-turn-helix transcriptional regulator, protein MPGDPGSGESPAAARRRLRLALRRARESAGLTQGKVADALDWSVSKVNRIEKGSVSVSTTDLRALLELYGVVDADRAERLLRDARTSRLRGWWDEPRYREHLTPAMLQLLQLEGEASAIRVFQPTLIPGLLQTREYGEFVLNFWRSELPEADRALRLEARLRRRDQVLDRPDPPEFHLVLDESVLWRTIGGPRVMAGQFAALLRVARRPNVRVRIVPFADAAIMAMLAPFTLLDFGDEENALLYREGILLDEIVHAAQRISRHRDYFAHIWDSAHDEATSARLITERTAALTADLPVAQAPSVGG, encoded by the coding sequence GTGCCAGGCGATCCCGGCTCCGGCGAGTCCCCTGCGGCGGCGCGGCGCAGGCTCCGACTCGCGCTGCGTCGCGCCCGGGAGTCGGCCGGGCTGACCCAGGGCAAGGTAGCGGACGCCCTCGACTGGTCGGTCTCCAAGGTCAACCGGATCGAGAAGGGCAGCGTCTCCGTCTCCACCACCGATCTGCGGGCCCTGCTGGAGCTGTACGGCGTGGTGGACGCCGACCGGGCCGAGCGGCTGCTGCGCGACGCCCGTACCTCCCGGTTGCGGGGCTGGTGGGACGAGCCGCGCTACCGGGAGCACCTGACTCCGGCGATGCTGCAGTTGCTGCAGTTGGAGGGCGAGGCCAGCGCCATCCGGGTGTTCCAGCCGACGTTGATCCCGGGGCTGCTGCAGACCCGCGAGTACGGCGAGTTCGTGTTGAACTTCTGGCGCAGTGAGCTGCCGGAGGCCGACCGGGCGCTGCGGCTCGAGGCCCGGCTGCGTCGCCGTGACCAGGTGCTGGACCGACCCGATCCGCCGGAGTTCCACCTGGTGTTGGACGAGTCGGTGCTGTGGCGCACGATCGGCGGGCCGCGGGTGATGGCCGGGCAGTTCGCCGCCCTGCTACGGGTGGCGCGGCGACCGAACGTGCGGGTGCGGATCGTGCCGTTCGCCGACGCGGCGATCATGGCGATGCTGGCGCCGTTCACGCTGCTCGACTTCGGCGACGAGGAGAACGCGCTGCTCTACCGCGAGGGCATCCTGCTGGACGAGATCGTCCACGCGGCGCAGCGGATCAGCCGGCACCGCGACTACTTCGCGCACATCTGGGACTCGGCCCACGACGAGGCGACCTCGGCCCGGTTGATCACCGAGCGGACGGCGGCGTTGACCGCCGATCTGCCGGTCGCGCAGGCCCCGTCCGTCGGTGGGTGA
- a CDS encoding DUF397 domain-containing protein translates to MRTYRGWWRSSRCDTNACLEATVTASGDVALRDSAEPDGPWLDVDRQQWRRFLRGVNRGDFAGR, encoded by the coding sequence ATGCGGACATATCGCGGCTGGTGGCGGAGCAGCCGGTGCGACACCAACGCGTGCCTGGAAGCCACCGTGACCGCCTCCGGCGACGTGGCGCTGCGCGACTCGGCCGAGCCGGACGGGCCCTGGCTGGACGTCGACCGGCAGCAGTGGCGACGGTTCCTGCGCGGGGTCAACCGAGGCGACTTCGCCGGCCGGTAG
- a CDS encoding S1 family peptidase, whose product MRRRRIVTAGITVAAVGLLAAVTLPAVAGDDPTDGDPGTGQPAGTDGQPAGAHDDLVDALRRDLGVSAADARTRLATERWATRTVDVLRADLDAAYAGAWISRDGADLVVAVTDPAQLDRIRAAGAEARLVARSQQQLTGVKESLDRVGDAASPDLAGWYVDLADNTVVLLARPGAQAAARDFAAAAGVPADAVRVDASDEAPVPLFDVRGGDPYFIGAGGRCSVGFSVVGGFVTAGHCGRPGDTTTGFNRQAQGVFQASSFPGDDWAFVAVDDDWTPQPVVNDFNGNNLPVAGSVEAPVGASICRSGSTTGTRCGVIRAKDVTVNYPEGAVSGLTRTDVCAEPGDSGGAWLSGDQAQGVTSGGSGNCRTGGVTFFQPLAEILQVNNLTLVTTEDGAAPPTGAPTAVPTSAPTQPADPPQSPCADHTVLRDGELTRAGGRQIQPDGRFFRAGAGRHSACLQAPAGTAFRLTLQRFTADGWRTVARGDRAGATVTRLSFSGPAGAYRYRVQSGRGVGGYLLGFSVN is encoded by the coding sequence ATGCGTCGCCGCCGGATCGTCACCGCCGGAATCACCGTCGCCGCGGTCGGGCTGCTCGCCGCGGTGACCCTGCCGGCCGTTGCCGGCGACGACCCGACCGACGGCGACCCCGGCACCGGTCAGCCGGCCGGCACCGACGGTCAGCCGGCCGGCGCGCACGACGACCTCGTCGACGCGCTGCGTCGCGACCTCGGCGTCAGCGCGGCGGACGCCCGGACCCGGCTGGCCACCGAACGCTGGGCCACCCGTACCGTCGACGTTCTGCGGGCCGACCTCGACGCGGCGTACGCGGGCGCGTGGATCAGCCGCGACGGCGCCGACCTCGTCGTCGCGGTGACCGACCCCGCACAGCTGGACCGGATCCGCGCCGCCGGTGCCGAGGCCCGCCTGGTGGCCCGCAGCCAGCAGCAGTTGACCGGCGTGAAGGAGAGCCTGGACCGGGTGGGCGACGCCGCCAGCCCCGACCTGGCCGGCTGGTACGTCGACCTGGCCGACAACACCGTGGTGCTGCTCGCCCGGCCCGGCGCCCAGGCCGCCGCCCGGGACTTCGCCGCCGCCGCCGGAGTGCCGGCCGACGCGGTCCGGGTGGACGCCTCCGACGAGGCGCCGGTGCCGCTGTTCGACGTGCGCGGCGGCGACCCGTACTTCATCGGTGCCGGTGGCCGGTGCTCGGTCGGCTTCTCCGTGGTAGGCGGCTTCGTCACCGCCGGGCACTGCGGCCGCCCCGGCGACACCACCACCGGGTTCAACCGGCAGGCGCAGGGCGTGTTCCAGGCGTCGTCGTTCCCCGGCGACGACTGGGCGTTCGTCGCGGTCGACGACGACTGGACGCCGCAGCCGGTGGTCAACGACTTCAACGGCAACAACCTGCCGGTCGCCGGCAGCGTGGAAGCGCCGGTCGGGGCCAGCATCTGCCGCTCCGGGTCGACCACCGGGACCCGGTGCGGCGTGATCCGGGCCAAGGACGTCACGGTCAACTACCCGGAGGGTGCGGTCAGCGGGCTGACCCGTACCGACGTCTGCGCCGAACCCGGCGACTCCGGCGGTGCCTGGCTCTCCGGCGACCAGGCGCAGGGCGTCACCTCGGGCGGCTCCGGCAACTGCCGCACCGGTGGCGTCACCTTCTTCCAGCCGCTGGCCGAGATCCTGCAGGTCAACAACCTGACCCTGGTCACCACCGAGGACGGTGCGGCCCCGCCGACCGGCGCGCCGACCGCCGTACCGACGTCGGCGCCGACCCAGCCGGCGGACCCGCCGCAGAGCCCGTGCGCCGACCACACGGTGCTGCGTGACGGCGAACTGACCCGGGCCGGTGGCCGACAGATCCAGCCGGACGGACGGTTCTTCCGGGCCGGTGCCGGACGGCACAGCGCCTGCCTGCAGGCACCGGCCGGCACTGCCTTCCGGCTTACGCTGCAACGCTTCACCGCCGACGGCTGGCGTACGGTCGCCCGGGGCGACCGCGCCGGGGCCACGGTGACCCGGTTGAGTTTCTCCGGACCCGCCGGTGCCTACCGGTACCGGGTGCAGTCCGGTCGAGGCGTGGGTGGCTACCTCCTCGGGTTCTCGGTGAACTGA
- a CDS encoding DUF2784 domain-containing protein encodes MGYELLTVVILTAHFGFLAYLAVGGFLAWRWPRTIWLHLTAAGWGVLVVAANLSCPLTVAEHWSRRRAGQVGFDEGFVERYLTGVIYPDQYAWAARLVLAGVVVVSWAGVLRAVRRRRRRTAPR; translated from the coding sequence ATGGGCTACGAGCTGCTGACCGTCGTCATCCTGACGGCACACTTCGGGTTCCTCGCCTACCTGGCGGTCGGCGGGTTCCTGGCCTGGCGGTGGCCGCGGACGATCTGGCTGCACCTGACCGCGGCGGGTTGGGGAGTGCTGGTGGTGGCGGCCAACCTGAGCTGCCCGCTCACCGTCGCCGAGCACTGGTCCCGCCGCCGGGCCGGCCAGGTCGGCTTCGACGAGGGGTTCGTCGAGCGCTACCTGACCGGGGTGATCTACCCCGACCAGTACGCCTGGGCGGCCCGGCTGGTGCTGGCCGGGGTCGTCGTGGTCAGCTGGGCCGGGGTGCTCAGGGCAGTTCGGCGACGGCGTCGGCGAACTGCGCCCCGGTGA
- a CDS encoding YbjN domain-containing protein, giving the protein MTAEELVQALDEATDLPDGDGKIAELERIAAHADAAGQARIGFDARMALIETYNHHTERWRMLPAFGWCLSTFDRYPELFEPWDAELLRWYHKWAVATLRGTPRVGLAQTRAALDDMERRFTASGQSLQAVYNLRCKIADHVGDEAQARQWLDRWRTAPRDENSDCAGCDPSRQAELLAGWGEWEAALAIAEPVLSGAVGCTEQPEKALVAVIMPYLRLGRYADAAQAHVRAYRRHRHERDAFPYLAEHLRFCAAVGQHERGLAILGEHLEWLDRPYDDASAMEFAAAGALVCRLAAAAGHGDETVHRQEYGDRPAADLPVATLGAQLAAAATELAGRFDARNGTDHQSRRIAGWLAAEPLTDAVELPADQPATGGEVGVPPAGGTPDVVSPLTLEGITAALNERGDRYFVDDNGVVGGKWGHAVIHFERLGEQQRVLHSRVLADRRLPADRLAEAYRFCNSWNHDRLLPKAYVHDTGSGELILAGDVSTDLAYGVSGAQLAALVNAAVITGAQFADAVAELP; this is encoded by the coding sequence GTGACCGCCGAGGAGCTGGTCCAGGCGCTGGACGAGGCCACCGACCTGCCCGACGGCGACGGCAAGATCGCCGAGCTGGAACGGATCGCCGCGCACGCCGACGCGGCCGGGCAGGCACGGATCGGCTTCGACGCGCGGATGGCGCTGATCGAGACGTACAACCACCACACCGAACGCTGGCGGATGCTGCCGGCGTTCGGCTGGTGTCTGAGCACCTTCGACCGTTATCCGGAGCTGTTCGAGCCGTGGGACGCCGAGCTGCTGCGCTGGTACCACAAGTGGGCGGTCGCCACGCTGCGCGGCACGCCCCGGGTGGGTCTGGCGCAGACCCGGGCCGCGCTGGACGACATGGAGCGCCGGTTCACCGCCAGTGGGCAGAGCCTGCAGGCGGTGTACAACCTGCGCTGCAAGATCGCCGACCATGTCGGCGACGAGGCCCAGGCCCGGCAGTGGCTGGACCGGTGGCGCACGGCCCCACGGGACGAGAACAGCGACTGCGCCGGCTGCGACCCGTCCCGCCAGGCCGAGCTGCTCGCCGGCTGGGGTGAGTGGGAGGCGGCGCTGGCGATCGCCGAACCGGTGCTCAGCGGTGCGGTCGGCTGCACCGAGCAGCCGGAGAAGGCGCTGGTCGCGGTGATCATGCCGTACCTGCGGCTGGGCCGGTACGCCGACGCGGCGCAGGCGCATGTCCGGGCGTACCGGCGGCACCGGCACGAACGCGACGCCTTCCCCTACCTGGCCGAGCATCTGCGGTTCTGCGCGGCGGTCGGTCAGCATGAGCGTGGCCTGGCGATCCTCGGGGAGCATCTGGAGTGGCTCGACCGGCCCTACGACGACGCTTCGGCGATGGAGTTCGCCGCCGCCGGTGCCCTGGTCTGCCGGCTGGCGGCCGCTGCCGGCCACGGCGACGAGACGGTCCACCGGCAGGAGTACGGTGACCGGCCGGCCGCAGACCTACCGGTGGCCACGCTCGGCGCGCAGCTGGCCGCCGCCGCCACCGAGCTGGCGGGCCGGTTCGACGCCCGCAACGGCACCGACCACCAGTCGCGGCGGATCGCCGGCTGGCTGGCCGCCGAGCCGCTGACCGACGCCGTCGAGCTGCCGGCCGATCAGCCGGCCACCGGCGGCGAGGTCGGCGTACCGCCAGCGGGCGGCACCCCGGACGTGGTCTCGCCGTTGACCCTGGAGGGCATCACGGCGGCGCTCAACGAACGCGGCGACCGGTACTTCGTCGACGACAACGGGGTGGTCGGTGGCAAGTGGGGACACGCGGTGATCCACTTCGAGCGACTCGGCGAGCAGCAGCGGGTGCTGCACAGCCGGGTGCTGGCCGACCGGCGGCTGCCGGCGGACCGGCTGGCCGAGGCGTACCGGTTCTGCAACTCGTGGAACCACGACCGGCTGCTGCCGAAGGCCTATGTGCACGACACCGGGTCCGGCGAGCTGATCCTGGCCGGCGACGTGAGCACCGACCTGGCGTACGGGGTCAGCGGGGCGCAGCTCGCCGCGCTGGTGAACGCGGCGGTGATCACCGGGGCGCAGTTCGCCGACGCCGTCGCCGAACTGCCCTGA
- a CDS encoding HSP90 family protein, giving the protein MERRFQVDLRGIVDLLSHHLYASPRVFARELVQNATDAITARREAEPDWAGGTVRIEPTADGGLRVHDDGIGLTEPQVHTFLASVGRTSKRDDLGFARQDFLGQFGIGLLSCFMVADTVEVVTRSARGGPAVRWIGYADGRYTTEVDDAARGPVGTTVTLRPRADAGHWLAADQVRDLVRDYARLLDVPVLFCPPGGEPVRLTEPQAPWEVVHADPAARREALLDYGATLLGARPMDVIDLRVPEAGLVGVGFVLPSASTVGQGGHRVYLKRMLLSDDASKLLPEWAFFVRCVVDTSVLRPTASREALYEDDLLGAVRDGLGEQIRSWLLELSVSQPERLAAFLRVHHLGVKALAVRDDEMLRLVDSWLPFETSRGMMPLRLFRQHLAMIRYVETVDEFRSLAAIASAAGTPIVNAGYAYDAEILQRLPRLDPAIRTRRLDPGELAARLESLSPGQLAVAETFLATARAVLAELDCVPQLRQFDPVTVPALYVLGQAAREQDSVRRAVAGSDELWSEVLSAFADVDVDHRPELVFNWRHPLIRRLAGQPAGAALRNAVEALYGQALLAGHHPLRAVDSAALNRSFLALLDRAFTDPAAGPGTPTEETP; this is encoded by the coding sequence ATGGAACGCCGTTTCCAGGTCGATCTGCGCGGCATCGTCGACCTGCTCAGCCACCACCTGTACGCCAGCCCTCGGGTGTTCGCCCGGGAGCTGGTGCAGAACGCCACCGACGCGATCACCGCCCGGCGCGAGGCCGAGCCCGACTGGGCCGGCGGTACCGTCCGGATCGAGCCCACCGCCGACGGTGGCCTGCGGGTGCACGACGACGGCATCGGCCTGACCGAACCGCAGGTGCACACCTTCCTGGCCAGCGTCGGGCGTACCTCCAAACGGGACGACCTGGGCTTCGCCCGGCAGGACTTCCTCGGCCAGTTCGGCATCGGCCTGCTGTCGTGCTTCATGGTCGCCGACACCGTCGAGGTGGTGACCCGTTCGGCCCGGGGCGGACCGGCGGTGCGCTGGATTGGGTACGCCGACGGGCGCTACACCACCGAGGTCGACGACGCCGCACGCGGACCGGTCGGCACCACCGTCACGCTGCGTCCCCGCGCCGACGCCGGACACTGGCTGGCCGCCGACCAGGTCCGCGACCTGGTCCGCGACTACGCCCGGCTGCTGGACGTCCCGGTGCTGTTCTGCCCGCCCGGAGGCGAGCCGGTCCGGCTGACCGAGCCGCAGGCCCCGTGGGAGGTGGTCCACGCCGACCCGGCGGCCCGCCGGGAGGCGCTGCTGGACTACGGCGCGACGCTGCTCGGTGCCCGACCGATGGACGTGATCGACCTGCGGGTGCCGGAAGCCGGGCTGGTCGGCGTCGGCTTCGTGCTGCCGTCGGCGTCGACGGTCGGCCAGGGCGGCCACCGGGTCTACCTGAAACGGATGCTGCTCAGCGACGACGCCAGCAAACTGCTGCCGGAGTGGGCGTTCTTCGTCCGGTGCGTGGTCGACACCTCCGTGCTGCGCCCCACCGCCAGCCGCGAGGCCCTCTACGAGGACGACCTGCTCGGCGCGGTCCGCGACGGGCTCGGCGAGCAGATCCGCAGCTGGCTGCTGGAGCTGTCGGTCAGCCAGCCGGAACGGCTCGCCGCTTTCCTGCGGGTGCACCACCTCGGGGTCAAGGCGCTCGCCGTCCGCGACGACGAGATGCTGCGGCTGGTCGACTCGTGGCTGCCGTTCGAGACCAGCCGGGGGATGATGCCGCTGCGGCTGTTCCGCCAGCATCTGGCGATGATCCGGTACGTGGAGACGGTCGACGAGTTCCGGTCACTGGCCGCGATCGCGTCCGCCGCCGGTACGCCGATCGTCAACGCCGGCTACGCCTACGACGCGGAGATCCTGCAGCGCCTGCCCCGGCTGGACCCGGCGATCCGTACCCGCCGGCTGGACCCTGGCGAGCTGGCCGCCCGGTTGGAGAGTCTTTCGCCCGGGCAGCTGGCGGTGGCGGAGACTTTCCTGGCCACCGCCCGCGCGGTGCTGGCCGAGCTGGACTGCGTACCGCAGCTGCGGCAGTTCGACCCGGTCACGGTGCCGGCCCTGTACGTCCTCGGCCAGGCCGCCCGCGAGCAGGACAGTGTGCGCCGTGCGGTGGCCGGCTCCGACGAGCTGTGGTCGGAGGTGCTGTCCGCGTTCGCCGATGTCGACGTCGACCACCGCCCGGAGCTGGTCTTCAACTGGCGGCACCCGCTGATCCGCCGGCTCGCCGGGCAACCGGCGGGAGCGGCGCTGCGCAACGCCGTCGAGGCGCTGTACGGCCAGGCGCTGCTCGCCGGTCACCATCCGTTGCGGGCGGTGGACAGCGCCGCGCTCAACCGGTCCTTCCTGGCCCTGCTGGACCGGGCCTTCACCGATCCGGCCGCCGGGCCGGGCACCCCCACCGAGGAGACCCCGTGA
- a CDS encoding YbjN domain-containing protein has protein sequence MPPPDPDDLPDAPSGGGAMQVLRPLTTAMIAETLTSRGYHFQADSDGDLVGRWNDNLIVFSRLGPNGEVLRVRTIASTLFTVDDVPALYAFCNEWNHDRLWPKTFVHVDDDGTARVCGELITALERGVSAPQLDHLLDCGIATGCQVCDAVAELAG, from the coding sequence ATGCCCCCGCCGGACCCAGACGACCTGCCCGACGCGCCCTCCGGCGGTGGTGCGATGCAGGTGCTGCGGCCGCTGACCACCGCGATGATCGCCGAGACCCTCACCTCCCGTGGTTACCACTTCCAGGCCGACTCCGACGGCGACCTGGTCGGCCGGTGGAACGACAACCTGATCGTGTTCTCCCGGCTCGGACCCAACGGCGAGGTGCTGCGGGTCCGGACCATCGCGTCGACCCTGTTCACCGTGGACGACGTACCCGCGCTGTACGCCTTCTGCAACGAGTGGAACCACGACCGGCTGTGGCCCAAGACCTTCGTCCACGTCGACGACGACGGCACCGCCCGGGTCTGCGGTGAGCTGATCACCGCGTTGGAACGTGGAGTCAGCGCCCCGCAGCTCGACCACCTGCTCGACTGCGGGATCGCCACCGGGTGCCAGGTCTGCGACGCCGTCGCCGAGTTGGCGGGCTGA